GGCTTCAGAACGCGTGCGAATTCGTCGAGCGTCGCCTCAGGCTTCGGAACCGTTGTGACAACATATTGTGCCACGACCACGTCGAATGAATTATCCGCAAAATCGAGATTGCTGGCGTCCATGACGGCAAGCTGCTCGACATGGGTGAGACCAAGCTCCTTCACCCGCGCATGGGCCTTTTCGAGCATCGAGGCCGAGATATCGACGCCGACGATCTTGTTGCGCGGGGAATAATCCTGCAGCGAGATGCCGGTACCGACTCCGACCTCCAGGATACGTCCACCGATCTTCTCGGCAGCCTCGATGGCGACCTGCCGGCCGCGCTGGAATACCGGACCGAAGATGAAATCGTAAACTGGCGCCCAGCGGTCATAATCGCCAACCATCGTATCGTTGCTGAATTTTGCGTTCGCTTTCATGTGTCGCGCCAATAGACCAATTGAAGAGTGAAGCGTTCGTTCTTCGAAACGGGACTTCCGCCACGCTGTCACAGTCACGACACCGGACATTCTTCGGCCCGTCATCAAAAGCTGTTTGGCGCCGAGAAAACTCACCTGTCGGCACAAAGACCTTCAGCCAATGTCTTCCCGGGACTGTTTTAGAATCAACTCTGTGAAAGTATTAAGAAGTCACATAACAGCAATATTACAGAGACACCTTGAGCTTACGGGCAATCCATCTCCACCCGCTCATTCCCGCCAACGAGCCGCGCTTGCGCGCGCCCGATGACAACGAGAATCCAAAATGCTTCCATGAAGGTCGGCGCTGATGGTTCTCGATCCTTGCCTTCGCGGAGATGACAGCGCCGTTTCGTAGCGAAGCGCCATGCGGGCGATCGATAAAGCACCCTGGGATTTCGCTGCCCTCCATCCGGGCTACTTCTCACATCAGACAAAGCTCCGCCGCCCCTGTTTTTTACCGGCGCGGGGTACGCCGTCGTCCAAAACCGCCGCTTCATGCCCTTCGAAGAGAAGGGCGCGCGGAACGCCGGGCTCTCAGCCTGCCCGCGGCCCCATGCGCGATGTGAGTAAGCGCATGAGATTGGTAGCACCACGGAAAAGCCGAAAAGACTCCGGCGTTCCGCGCGCGGTGTTTGACGGTCTGCTCCATCGTCCCCAGTGGACGTTCCTCCACCGAAACGCCGGGCAGCTAGCCTGGCGGGACGCGGCTTGAACCGACCGCACAGCGGGTTACGTCTGCCCGCCGCACGGCCACCGCTCCCCGCCCCGCGTCTCACGACGCTCATGAAACGCCCCTTCAGCGGGACGGGATATAGGAAAAAAATCATATATCGGAGAGGATGTCAAGAGGGTTATTTGATTGTCGTGCTGTTTGTTGACTTGGCAAAATGTCTCCCCGCTCGTTCCCGCGAAGGCGGGAATCCAGAATGCATCCGAACGAGCGGTGTTTATGGCTCTGGATCCCCGCCGGAGCCTGTCATCGGGCCGCGCTATGCGCAGACCCGTTGGCGGGGATGAGCGGGGTGAGGGTGTTGTCCGCATGGAGCGCAGCGAAATGCGGGGCCGCCGTTGCGGCATGAGATAATCCGGATTTCGCTTCGCTCCCGAACCAGAGAGCAATGCCGGAATGCAAAAGAGCCTCCCGAAGGAGGCTCTTTATCAATCGCTACTTTCTGTTCATCGCGGCGGCCAAAGCCGCAGCCAAAGCTCCTTGCGGCTCGGATTTGGGCGGTGCCCCTCTTTTCTCCTGAGGACGAGACGAGAATGAGCCGCTCTTTGGTGCGGTGCCTCGCTGTTCGGACCGTGGGGCCGAGCCATCGTCATGCTTGCGCATCGACAGCCCGATCCGCTTGCGCTTGATGTCGACTTCGACGACGCGCACTTTGACGACGTCGCCCGCCTTCACCACTTCATGCGCGTCCTTGATGAAGCGGTCGGCCAATTGCGACACATGGACAAGGCCGTCCTGGTGTACCCCGATATCGACAAAGGCACCAAAGGCGGCGACGTTCGTCACCGTGCCTTCCAGCATCATACCGGGCTTCAGGTCCTTGATGTCGTCGATGCCGTCAGCAAATGTCGCGGTCTTGAATTCGGGCCGCGGATCGCGACCTGGCTTTTCCAGCTCCGCGATGATGTCGCGAACCGTCGGCAAGCCGAAACGCTCATCGACAAAAGCGCGTGGATCAAGCGCCTTGAGCGCAGCACTGTCACCCATCAACGTGCGCAAATCGCGGCCGCAGGATTCGACGATCTTGCGGGCGACGCCATAAGCTTCCGGGTGAACAGCCGAAGCATCGAGCGGTTCTGTACCATTCGGAATGCGCAGGAACCCGGCGCATTGTTCGAACGTACGCTGACCGAGACGAGTGACCTTCAATAAATCCTTGCGGCTACCGAACGGCCCGGTTGCGTCCCGGTGTGCCACGATGGCCTCTGCCAGAGACTTACTCAATCCTGACACGCGAGCAAGCAAGGCAGCGGACGCCGTGTTGAGATCGACACCCACCGCGTTCACCGCATCTTCAACGACCGCCTCCAGCGAGCGGCCGAGCCGATATTGATCGACGTCATGCTGATATTGCCCGACACCGATGGACTTCGGCTCGATCTTCACCAATTCGGCCAGCGGGTCCTGCAAGCGGCGCGCAATTGAAACAGCACCACGCAACGACACGTCGAGATTGGGAAATTCCGCAGCCGCCGTTTCGGATGCTGAATAAACAGACGCACCCGCTTCACTAACGATCACCTTCAGCGGCTTCGGCGACGGCATGCGCGCCAGCATCTCGGCGACAAGACGCTCGGTCTCGCGGCTGCCGGTGCCGTTACCGATCGCGATCAGCTCAACCTTGTGCAGCATAATCAGCTTGGCAAGCTCGGCCTGTGCGCCGAGCGCATCGTTGCGTGGCTGGAACGGATAGACCGTCGATGTGTTCAAAAGCTTGCCGGTCTGATCGACCACCGCCACCTTCACGCCGGTGCGAATGCCCGGATCAAGCCCCATCGTCGCACGCGAGCCGGCCGGCGCCGCCAGCAGCAAATCTTTCAGATTGCGCGCGAAGACCTTGATCGCTTCGTCCTCGGCATTTTCGCGCAGTTCTCGCATCAGATCGAGCGACAGCGAAAAAGCCAGTTTCACGCGCCATGTCCAGCCGACAACACCCATCAGCCAACTATCGGCCGCCCCTTGACGGCCAATATTGTAAGTATCGGCGATCATCTGCTCGACCGGTTTGACGGGCGAGGTGTCGTCAGCATCGACTTCGATATCAACGGTCAACACTTCCTCGTTACGTCCGCGCAACATCGCCAAGGCGCGATGACTGGGCGCAGTGGCCCAGCGCTCGGTATGGTCGAAATAATCGGAGAATTTCGCGCCTGCCTCTTCCTTGCCTTCGACGACCTTCGATCGCAGGAACGCCTTTTCCTTCATGTAAGTCCGCAGGCGTCCGACGAGATCGGCATTCTCGGCAAAGCTCTCCGAAAGTATGTCGCGGGCGCCTTCCAGCGCCGTCTTCACATCCGGCACATCGTCGGTGATGTAGGACGTTGCAATGTCCGCCGGCACCACGGAGCGGTCGGCAAGAATGGCTTCGGCCAATGGCCCAAGGCCGCGCTCGCGGGCGATCTCGGCGCGGGTGCGGCGCTTCGGCTTGTAGGGCAGATAAATATCTTCGAGTTCCGCCTTGGTTGTGGCGGCGGTGAGGCTGGCGGTCAGTTCGTCCGTCAGCTTGCCCTGACTGCGGATCGATTCGAGGATCGCATCGCGGCGTGCGTCGAGTTCACGCACATAGATCAACCGTTCAGCCAGCAGGCGCAGTTGCGTATCGTCGAGGCCGCCCGTGACCTCCTTACGGTACCGCGCAATGAAAGGCACGGTTGCCCCTTCATCCAACAGGCCGATAGCAGCAGCGGCCTGAGCCGGCTTGGCGCCGATCTCTCCCGCAATGATTGCAGCGATGCGTTGCACGTCAGCCGTATTCGTCGTCATGCCATTCCCGAATCGAAGAAAAGGCGGCGACCATAATTTTAATCGCGCGCTTCGGCTAGCGGTGGTTATTCACAGGTATGCCGAACCGGTGAGGCGCATCAAATCGCCCGCGATATCGGCGCAAAGCCCCATTCGGGCGTCATAAGGTATGCGTGACTTTACTCAAATGCCGCGGCTTATCGGGATCCAAGCCGCGCTGGCGCGTCGCGCGCTCGATCGCGATATAGGCCGGCAGCAGCATGGCAATGGGATCGCAGATCGGATGATCGTCGCCAATCCAGGGTAACGTTCCGGCCGGGCCGCCCGCCGCGAAGACTGTCTCGTTCTGCTCGACCAAATCATAGACCAGGTCATCGACTGTCGCAGCCGCCTCATCGTTCTGACGCAACACCAGGACTGGCGTGGCCGGGGTGACAGCCGCGCGTGGACCATGCCGCAACTCGGCGGCGCTATAGCCGAGCGCTGGAATCTGCATGGTCTCTGTCAGCTTGAGCGCAATCTCGCGCGCCGGCCCGAAACCATATCCTCGCCCGATGACGAATGCGGCGGGTGCCGTATGCAAACGCTTGCCCCACGCCGACCAGTCACAGGCAAGAGCCGCCGTCAGTCGTTGCGGAAGGCGATCGAGCGCCTGCGTCAAATCCTGATCGTCCGTCAGCGCGGCAATGAGTTGCGCGCCCGCAACCATCGACAATGCAACGGTTTTGGTTGCGGCAACGGCATGTTCCCGGCCCGCCCTCACCGGGAGAACCAGCTCGGCTTCAGCGGCAACGGGAGAGTCCACCTCATTGACGAGCGCGATCGTCAGGGCGCCGTACTCGCGCGCCAGCCTCGTCGCCGTCACCAGATCGGGGCTGCGTCCGGATTGCGATATCACGATGAAAATGACATGCCGCATATCGGATGGCCGGCGATAGGCCGTCACGACGGACGGCGCAGCCGCAGACACAAGAAGGCCGAGCCGCGTTTCGAAAAGATAACGCAGATAAACGCCGACGTGACCGGAGCTGCCCCGCCCGCAAATGACAATGAAATGCCGTTTCGATTTGCGAATGCTTTCGGCGATGGCGGCAATCTCGCCAAATTGCGCCAACAACGATTTTGTTGCCGCCGGAATCTCCGCGATCTCGCGGGCCATTGCAGTCATGGGCGGATTTTTATGTACGGTCATGAACAAGCTCGCCGATCGCCGACCGCAGATTTCCGTCATGCCGCTGCAGGGTGGATATCGCTTTATCCTTTTCCACTCCGAAGCCGAGCAAAACGGCGGTTTTGACTTCGCCATCCGCATGTTCGACGAAACGCGCGGCCTCCTCTGCGCTGCAGCCGACAATGTAGCTGACCATCCTCTCCGCGCGTTTCCGAAGCTTCGCATTGCGGGCGCGCATGTTGACCATCATTCCGCGATAGACACGGCCGAGCTTTACCATGACGCTGGTCGAGAAGAGGTTCAGGACGATTTTTTGCGCCGTGCCGGCCTGCATGCGCGTCGAACCGGCGATGACTTCCTTGCCGGTGTCGACCAGAACGGGATGGCGTGCCACATCGAATAATGGCGCGCCGGGATTGTTGGCAACCGCGATGGTCACCGCACCTGCTGCTCGCGCAGCGCGCAGCGCGCCAATGGTGAAAGGCGTCGTTCCACTGGCGGCGACGGCGATCACGACATCATCGGAACCGACCTTCGCTTCGGCAACCGACTGCGCGCCGACGCCCTCTTTATCTTCCGCGTCCTCGGCCGCCTGCACCAAAGCGTTCAGCCCACCGGCCATGAGAAACACGAGACGGTCTGGCGACCAGTCATAGGTCGGCGGCAATTCCGTACCATCCTGGACACCAATGCGTCCCGAAGTGCCCGCACCGATATAGACAAGGCGGCCACCGCGCAGCAGGGCCGGGACCGCATCATCGACCGCTGCCGCGATGGCGGGGAGCGCGCCCCGCACGGCTGCCGCCGCCGCAAGCTGACCTTCATACATCGCTTCGATCATCTCGCCGGTGGACCAGGAATCGAGATCGACATAACGCGGGCTGATCTGCTCGGTGAGCATTGAAGGTTTCGCCAGCATGTTGCTCATTGTCCTTACGAGGCCCTCGCCAGTGCGGCTCTTCGGGCCAGATATAGTGCGCCGGCAACCGCATCGCCTTCGATCGGAGAAAGGCGACGCTGCACGTCGGGCGCCAGCCACGGCTCCATCGGCGACGCCAGCCCCCCCAGCAACGCAACACGCGGCGCGCCGGATCCTACCAACTGGCGGATCAACTCGTCGATTTGTTCAGCGGCATCCCGGACAATGCGACGGCTGATCGGGTCGCCGGCATCGGCATGACGCATCACCAGCGGCGCCAGCCTCGCGTAGTCGGTTGCCGTCGCGCGATCCATCCAGGCAACGGCCTCGAATGGATCGTTGTGGAAGCGCATCATGACCTCGCGGGTGAAGCCGGTGGCAACGGCTCTGCCATCATACGCACGAAGAGCCATACGGATCGCCTGCAGGCCAAGGTCTGCGCCGCTACCTTCGTCGGAAATCGGAAAACCATATCCACCAAAGCGGATCTCACGTCCGCCGACGACGGCAAGGCCGACACTGCCGGTGCCGACAATGACGATTCCGCCATCACGTCCGCCATGTGCGCCGATGCAGGCGATATTGGCATCGTTCACGTAAATGACGGAGCGGAAGGGATGCGGCTGTGCCATGAGCTGTTCGAGCGCGCCTTTGCGACCGATTCCGGCAAGTCCTATGCCTGCATCCATGCTGGCCAGCGCTTCGGGCGGCAAGCCTGCCTCGGCGGCGGCTGCGAAACACGCCGTTTTTAGAGCCGCCATGGATTTCTCGATACCGAGCCGCACGGCGGCTGGCCCGGCAATACCTGTCCCGAGCACGCGGCCCTGGCCATCCTCAATGCGGGCACGACAACCCGTGCCGCCGCCATCGACACCGATGAACAGCGGGGCACCGCATTGTGGACGCCGCTGCTTCATGCCGCGACTCTCCGAATATCCGCGCCGCACTGAATGAGCTTCCTGTCCAGCGCCTCATATCCCCGATCAAGATGATAGATGCGATGGATGACAGTCTCGCCCTCGGCGACGAGCCCGGCCAGAACAAGACCGACCGATGCGCGCAGGTCAGTCGCCATGACTTCGGCGCCGCGAAGCTGCTCGACGCCTCTGACAAATGCTGTCGTTCCCTGAAGGGAAATATTCGCGCCAAGCCGTGCCAGTTCCGGCACATGCATGAAGCGGCCTTCAAATACGGTTTCCCGCAGCATCGATGCGCCGGGTGTTACCGCCATCAACGCCATGAACTGCGCCTGCAGATCGGTTGGAAAACCGGGATAGGGCTCGGTCACGATATCCACGGCGCGCAGCGGTTCATCGCGCGAAATCATCAACCCGCGATCGGTCGGCCAGATCTGCACGCCAGCCTGTTCCAGCGCCGCACCAACCGTTGCCATATGCTCAAGATGGGCGTTGAGCAGCTCGAGATGTCCGCCGGTGATCGCTGCGGCAATTGCGTAGGTTCCAGCCTCGATGCGATCCGCGATCAGTTCGTGCCGCGCGCGATGCAGATTATCGACGCCGCTAACGACGACGCGGTGTGTGCCGGCGCCCTCGATCCTTGCGCCCATGGCGGTGAGACAAAGCGCAAGATCGCAGACCTCGGGATCGCGGGCCGCGTTGATGATTTCGGTCTCGCCGCGCGCGAGTGTCGCGGCCATGAGCGCTGTCTCGGTGGCGCCCACCGATGGCGAGGACAGCACGATGCGCGCGCCTTGCAGACGATGTCCTGGCGTCTTCGCGATGATATAGCCGCCCTCCACATCGACATCGGCGCCGAGGGCTGCCAGCGCTTTCAGATGCAGATCGACCGGACGTGCCCCGATGGCGCAGCCGCCAGGCAGTGAAACCCGTGCAGCGCCGAACCTCGCCACCAGCGGCCCCAGCACCAACATGCTGGCGCGCATGCGGCGAACAATCTCATAAGGTGCGTCTGCGCTCCGCGCCTGGCCCGCGTCCAATCGTAGAACGCGGCCCGGCAGATGGCTCGCTGACACGCCGAATTCCTGCATCACATTCACCATACTGGTGACATCAGACAGATCAGGAACATTGCTGAGCTCCAGCGGCTCGGAACTCAGAAGAGCCGCGGCGATCTGCGGCAGAACAGCGTTTTTTGCGCCATGGACTTCGACTGAGCCCTCGAGCTTGTTGCCACCGCGAATAACCAGCCGGTCCATAAGGTTCTCGTGCTTTTCGCCACTCGTGCCACACCATTTGCAACACGCTCTTGTCAGGAACTTCGGAAACGGTGCACTAGGGCTTAGATAGTGTTGCCACTAAATAGGGTCGAAACGCAGGACCTGCATGGAACAAGGTAAAGAGCCGCTTTCACAAAAATGCGCACATGCCATCGTCGCCGACCGGATTTTTGACGGTGAACGCTGGCATGGGCCGGCGGCAATTTTAATCAATGATGGCTGCATTCATGCGGTCGTAACCACGGCGGACGTACCGGCCGAATGGCCGCAGCGGCGGCTGCCACCGGACACGTTTCTGGCTCCCGGCTTTATCGATCTTCAGGTCAATGGCGGCGGCGGCGTTCTCCTGAACGATAACCCAACACCGGACGCCATGCGGGCGATTGCGCGGGCCCATCGGCGCTTCGGAACGACATCCTGCCTGCCAACGATGATCACCGACCAGCGGCCGCGGATACAGGCCGCGATTACAGCCGCCCGTGAGGCCGCGGGTCGGGATGGCGTACTTGGAATCCATCTGGAGGGGCCTTTCATCAGTCCTGGCCGCCCCGGCATCCACCGTCCTGATTACATCCAGCACGCGAGCATGGATGACCTCGAATGGCTTGCCGGTCTTCGAGCGGCAGGGTGTTCGCTGATTACGCTTGCACCGGAATGCGTGCCGCCTGGTTTCATCAAAGCGCTCGCAGATCTCGGCGTGCGTATTGCCGTCGGCCACAGTGAGGCGACGGCTGAACAGACGGCCCGCGCGATCGATGAAGGGCTGACAGGCGTTACCCATCTCTATAACGCCATGCCGCCCATGAAAGGGCGGGAGCCGGGCATCGTCGGAATGGCACTGGCCGATCCACGTCTGATCGCCAGTCTCATTGCCGACGGGCTCCATGTCGATCCGATTGCGATCCGCGCCGCCTTCGCTGCGAAGGGCGCCGATGGAATTGCGCTCGTGACCGATGCGATGCCGACCGTCGGCGCGTCGGCCGATCATTTCCAGCTCATGGGCCGCACCATTACGTTACATGGACAACGGCTCGCATCCGAGAACGGTACACTCGCCGGAGCACATCTCGATATGGCATCGGCAGTTCGCAACGCCGTAGAGCTGACCGGAATCACACTGGAAGACGCCCTCCGCGCTGCCTCCCTCACGCCGGCCCGGTTTCTCGGCGTCGACAATGAACGCGGCATGCTGAAACCCGGTGCGCGCACCGACATTGTCGCGCTGACATCACGCTTCGACGTGATCGCAACATGGGTCGGTGGCGTGTTCGAGGCTGGCGGACATACTCAATAGAATTGAGTTGAGACTGCACTCGGGCCGCTTCCAGACCTGGCATCACCCGGCATTTCGTTGGCGAACCAGACCGTCAGCCATTAGCGGGGCCCTCCCTGCTATTTGAACGGGCCGACTGTCCTTCATTTGCTCCGGGGCAGCTTCCTCAGAGCCTTCCTGACGCCAAGCTGACGCCCTCCTCGGCCCTTGACCTTCAACAACTGATGAATTACGTTAATCGTCACTCCTCATATTGAGCATGGCGGATGAACACGCAGGTCAAGACCAAACCCGACGATACCCGAGCGCGGATCATAGAGACTGCTTTTGCGCTGTTCCGGCGTCTTGGCTACGCCAAGACCGCCGTCGCCGATATTGCCTCGGAACTCGGCATGTCGCCGGCCAATATCTACCGCTTCTTCCCCTCCAAAATCGCCATCGTTCAGGCGATCTGCCAACGCTGCCTGAGCGAGGTGGAAGAAAGAATGTGGGCGGTGGCACGCGGGCGCGGGCCGGCAAGCGAAAAGCTGCCGCGGCTGGTGCTCGAAATCCTCGCCTATCATAAGGAAAATCTCCTGGAAGAACAAAGAGTTCATGACATCGTCCTGGTGGCCATCGAGGAGAACTGGGACGCCATCATGGCGCACAAGGAGATTTACCGAACGGCCATCGAACTGATCCTGCGCGACGGCATCGAGTCCGGAGAATTAGAACCGGTCGACCCGCGCGAGACGTCACTCATTATCGCACGGGCACTCATCCCCTTTTGTCACCCGATGATGGTCGCTCAGGGCCTTCGGGACAGCCAAGACCTGGAAGCGGAAGCCCCGGCTGTCGCACGTTTTCTGCTGCGCGCTATCACCCCAAGAAAGTAATCGCCATGGTCCAGTCACCACGTGCCGCTTTGCGCCTATTTAGTGACGATTTCTTATTTTCGTCATTCATCACCCGTCAGAAATCGTGGTCGTTGGCGGGGCTCGCTGCGGCCCTTCTCCTGGCCGGCTGCCAAGCAGAGACCGCACCGGCCTCCAAGACGGAACGTCCGGTTCAAATCCAGCGTGTCGCTTTTGAAAATAGCGCCGCTGCCCGCGAGTTTGTCGGTGTTGTGCACGCGCGCTACGAGACCGATCTTGGCTTCCGCGTCAGCGGCAAGATCATTTCGCGGCCAGTCAATATCGGCGACCGCGTCCGCAAGGGTGACATTATTGCTCAACTGGACCCGCAGGACTTGCGTCTTCAGGTCGAGAGCGCCGAGGCCGAGCTTACGGCGGCGACGTCGAATCTGGCACAAGCCGCGGCGGATCTTGAACGATACACGACGCTCAAAGCGCGCGGCTTTGCCGCCATCGCCGAATACGATCGCAAAAAGGCGGCCAACGATGAGGCCGAAGGCCGTCTCTCACGGGCCCGCCGCTCTCTCGATCTCGCCCGCAATCAGCTCGCCTATGCCGACCTTAAAGCCGACGCCGACGGTGTGATCACGGCAACCCGCGCCGAGCCCGGACAGGTGGTTGCTACTGGGCAGGCCGTAGCGACGCTGGCACATCGTGGTGAAAAGGAAGCAGTCGTTGCGCTGCCGGAAACCTGGCTTGGTGACGTGCGTCAGGCCAAGGCAACAGTCCGGTTATGGTCAGACAATAACCGGAGTCTTGATGCAAGACTGCGTGAACTCTCGCCTCAGGCCGATCCCACAACCCGCACTTATGCAGCGCGTTTCACCATCCTTAACGCTGACGACAGCGTCGCGTTGGGGATGACTGCAACAGTGGCGCTTGCTCGATCGGCAGACACGCAAGTGGCGAAGTTGCCGCTTTCCGCCGTTCTCAATCGTGGCAATGGCCCCTCTGTCTATGTCGTGAACGATGCCGGCGCGCTGACGCTTCAGCCGGTGACGGTTTCCGCGTTCAACGCCAATGAGGCACTCGTGACCTCTGGCATCAAGGACGGTGATAAGGTCGTCACGCTTGGTGTGCAGAAGCTCGAGACGGGCCTTAAAGTTCGTACCGTCGAAGCCCAACGATAACGATCACCGAGCGGGCGACATTATGAAACGCTTCAATTTATCCGAATGGGCCATCACGCATCAGGCGTTGGTGCTATTCATGATTCTGCTGATCGGCGGGGCCGGTCTGTTCTCGTATTTCAAGCTTGGCCGCGCTGAAGACCCATCGTTCACGATCAAGGTCATGAACATTCAGGTCGCCTGGCCCGGAGCCACTGCAACCGAGCTGCAGAAGCAGGTTGTCGACAAGATCGAGAAGAAATTGCAGGAGCTGCCCCATCTCGACCGCGTCACCAGCTATTCACAACCCGGCGTCGCCTTCATCCAGGTCAATCTGTCGGACACAACGCCGCCACGGAAGGTCCCGTATCTCTGGTATCTGACACGCAAGAAAGTCGCCGACATGCGGGGCGAATTGCCGACCGGCATTATCGGCCCGAATTTCGATGACGAGTTCGGCGACGTCTATTCGGCTCTGTACATGATGAAAGCCGACGGAATGAGTCTCGCCGAACTCAAGACGCTTGGCGAAGACATCCGCCAGCGCTTGCTGCGTGTGCCCGCGGTGAATAAGGTTGACC
The genomic region above belongs to Pseudorhodoplanes sinuspersici and contains:
- a CDS encoding efflux RND transporter periplasmic adaptor subunit encodes the protein MVQSPRAALRLFSDDFLFSSFITRQKSWSLAGLAAALLLAGCQAETAPASKTERPVQIQRVAFENSAAAREFVGVVHARYETDLGFRVSGKIISRPVNIGDRVRKGDIIAQLDPQDLRLQVESAEAELTAATSNLAQAAADLERYTTLKARGFAAIAEYDRKKAANDEAEGRLSRARRSLDLARNQLAYADLKADADGVITATRAEPGQVVATGQAVATLAHRGEKEAVVALPETWLGDVRQAKATVRLWSDNNRSLDARLRELSPQADPTTRTYAARFTILNADDSVALGMTATVALARSADTQVAKLPLSAVLNRGNGPSVYVVNDAGALTLQPVTVSAFNANEALVTSGIKDGDKVVTLGVQKLETGLKVRTVEAQR
- the nagA gene encoding N-acetylglucosamine-6-phosphate deacetylase is translated as MEQGKEPLSQKCAHAIVADRIFDGERWHGPAAILINDGCIHAVVTTADVPAEWPQRRLPPDTFLAPGFIDLQVNGGGGVLLNDNPTPDAMRAIARAHRRFGTTSCLPTMITDQRPRIQAAITAAREAAGRDGVLGIHLEGPFISPGRPGIHRPDYIQHASMDDLEWLAGLRAAGCSLITLAPECVPPGFIKALADLGVRIAVGHSEATAEQTARAIDEGLTGVTHLYNAMPPMKGREPGIVGMALADPRLIASLIADGLHVDPIAIRAAFAAKGADGIALVTDAMPTVGASADHFQLMGRTITLHGQRLASENGTLAGAHLDMASAVRNAVELTGITLEDALRAASLTPARFLGVDNERGMLKPGARTDIVALTSRFDVIATWVGGVFEAGGHTQ
- a CDS encoding class I SAM-dependent methyltransferase, with translation MKANAKFSNDTMVGDYDRWAPVYDFIFGPVFQRGRQVAIEAAEKIGGRILEVGVGTGISLQDYSPRNKIVGVDISASMLEKAHARVKELGLTHVEQLAVMDASNLDFADNSFDVVVAQYVVTTVPKPEATLDEFARVLKPGGEIILLSRVSDETGLRRSIEHLVAPAARKLGWRTEFGWERYLAWLSRTPGIELIERRPTPPFGHFSLIRFGKHEISVHANGHNILAAANS
- the murA gene encoding UDP-N-acetylglucosamine 1-carboxyvinyltransferase yields the protein MDRLVIRGGNKLEGSVEVHGAKNAVLPQIAAALLSSEPLELSNVPDLSDVTSMVNVMQEFGVSASHLPGRVLRLDAGQARSADAPYEIVRRMRASMLVLGPLVARFGAARVSLPGGCAIGARPVDLHLKALAALGADVDVEGGYIIAKTPGHRLQGARIVLSSPSVGATETALMAATLARGETEIINAARDPEVCDLALCLTAMGARIEGAGTHRVVVSGVDNLHRARHELIADRIEAGTYAIAAAITGGHLELLNAHLEHMATVGAALEQAGVQIWPTDRGLMISRDEPLRAVDIVTEPYPGFPTDLQAQFMALMAVTPGASMLRETVFEGRFMHVPELARLGANISLQGTTAFVRGVEQLRGAEVMATDLRASVGLVLAGLVAEGETVIHRIYHLDRGYEALDRKLIQCGADIRRVAA
- a CDS encoding Tex family protein, producing MTTNTADVQRIAAIIAGEIGAKPAQAAAAIGLLDEGATVPFIARYRKEVTGGLDDTQLRLLAERLIYVRELDARRDAILESIRSQGKLTDELTASLTAATTKAELEDIYLPYKPKRRTRAEIARERGLGPLAEAILADRSVVPADIATSYITDDVPDVKTALEGARDILSESFAENADLVGRLRTYMKEKAFLRSKVVEGKEEAGAKFSDYFDHTERWATAPSHRALAMLRGRNEEVLTVDIEVDADDTSPVKPVEQMIADTYNIGRQGAADSWLMGVVGWTWRVKLAFSLSLDLMRELRENAEDEAIKVFARNLKDLLLAAPAGSRATMGLDPGIRTGVKVAVVDQTGKLLNTSTVYPFQPRNDALGAQAELAKLIMLHKVELIAIGNGTGSRETERLVAEMLARMPSPKPLKVIVSEAGASVYSASETAAAEFPNLDVSLRGAVSIARRLQDPLAELVKIEPKSIGVGQYQHDVDQYRLGRSLEAVVEDAVNAVGVDLNTASAALLARVSGLSKSLAEAIVAHRDATGPFGSRKDLLKVTRLGQRTFEQCAGFLRIPNGTEPLDASAVHPEAYGVARKIVESCGRDLRTLMGDSAALKALDPRAFVDERFGLPTVRDIIAELEKPGRDPRPEFKTATFADGIDDIKDLKPGMMLEGTVTNVAAFGAFVDIGVHQDGLVHVSQLADRFIKDAHEVVKAGDVVKVRVVEVDIKRKRIGLSMRKHDDGSAPRSEQRGTAPKSGSFSSRPQEKRGAPPKSEPQGALAAALAAAMNRK
- a CDS encoding N-acetylglucosamine kinase; its protein translation is MKQRRPQCGAPLFIGVDGGGTGCRARIEDGQGRVLGTGIAGPAAVRLGIEKSMAALKTACFAAAAEAGLPPEALASMDAGIGLAGIGRKGALEQLMAQPHPFRSVIYVNDANIACIGAHGGRDGGIVIVGTGSVGLAVVGGREIRFGGYGFPISDEGSGADLGLQAIRMALRAYDGRAVATGFTREVMMRFHNDPFEAVAWMDRATATDYARLAPLVMRHADAGDPISRRIVRDAAEQIDELIRQLVGSGAPRVALLGGLASPMEPWLAPDVQRRLSPIEGDAVAGALYLARRAALARAS
- a CDS encoding SIS domain-containing protein gives rise to the protein MTVHKNPPMTAMAREIAEIPAATKSLLAQFGEIAAIAESIRKSKRHFIVICGRGSSGHVGVYLRYLFETRLGLLVSAAAPSVVTAYRRPSDMRHVIFIVISQSGRSPDLVTATRLAREYGALTIALVNEVDSPVAAEAELVLPVRAGREHAVAATKTVALSMVAGAQLIAALTDDQDLTQALDRLPQRLTAALACDWSAWGKRLHTAPAAFVIGRGYGFGPAREIALKLTETMQIPALGYSAAELRHGPRAAVTPATPVLVLRQNDEAAATVDDLVYDLVEQNETVFAAGGPAGTLPWIGDDHPICDPIAMLLPAYIAIERATRQRGLDPDKPRHLSKVTHTL
- a CDS encoding TetR/AcrR family transcriptional regulator; amino-acid sequence: MNTQVKTKPDDTRARIIETAFALFRRLGYAKTAVADIASELGMSPANIYRFFPSKIAIVQAICQRCLSEVEERMWAVARGRGPASEKLPRLVLEILAYHKENLLEEQRVHDIVLVAIEENWDAIMAHKEIYRTAIELILRDGIESGELEPVDPRETSLIIARALIPFCHPMMVAQGLRDSQDLEAEAPAVARFLLRAITPRK
- a CDS encoding N-acetylmuramic acid 6-phosphate etherase; this translates as MLTEQISPRYVDLDSWSTGEMIEAMYEGQLAAAAAVRGALPAIAAAVDDAVPALLRGGRLVYIGAGTSGRIGVQDGTELPPTYDWSPDRLVFLMAGGLNALVQAAEDAEDKEGVGAQSVAEAKVGSDDVVIAVAASGTTPFTIGALRAARAAGAVTIAVANNPGAPLFDVARHPVLVDTGKEVIAGSTRMQAGTAQKIVLNLFSTSVMVKLGRVYRGMMVNMRARNAKLRKRAERMVSYIVGCSAEEAARFVEHADGEVKTAVLLGFGVEKDKAISTLQRHDGNLRSAIGELVHDRT